TATTTTCAAAAATATGAATGCGAAAAACATGATAGTTATCTAAAGTATTTAAAGCGTTATAAACCACGTTTCCGCTTTTTAGGGAAATTTCGTACTCACTAGAGTAACCACCCATAATAATGGCAATATTCTTTTTCATTGGCTATATTTCGGCAATTAAAGGCGTCATATTTAAAGTTTACGAATCAATTTAAGTCTAAAACTAACAATAAAACGTATCTATTATTAGTTAAGCTAAAATATCACTAATAAATCAAAACTAAAAACAGTTCTGTTTTTATATATTTGCCCAACAAATCCGTTTCCATGAGTCTTTTAAAATTTCTGACGAGTAAAACATTCCTAATTCAAATTATTCTAGCCATTGTTGGTTTAGTAGTTATTTGTTTCATTTTATTAAAATGGCTAAATGTTACCACCAATCATGGTGAGTTTGAAACCGTTCCCGATTTAAAAGGAAAATCTATTGGTGTGGCCAATTTGGAGTTAAACGAAAACAATTTAAAATTAGAAATTTTAGATTCTTCAAATTTTAATCCTGATTATCCAAAATTTTCAGTGATTGAGCAAGACCCTATTGCTGGCGAGAAGGTTAAAGATGGCCGAAAAATTTATGTAACCTTAAATCCATCAGGATTCCGAAAGGTGAAAATTCCCAATTTAAAAGAAAAAACATTTAGACAAGCCAAACCAACATTGGAAGCGCTTGGCTTTGCTATTGGCACGATAACCTTTACCGATTATTTAGGTGAAAATGAAGTGGTAAAATTAATGTACAACGGTAAAGAAATAAAAGAAGGCGATGAATTGCCTAAAACATCTAAAATCGATTTGGTTTTAGGTAACGGAAACAGACCAGGTTCAAACTAATTATGGCAGACTATACTCCAGAAAATCAAAGCGAAGAAGACGATTTATACGAACACTACGCTTTTACTGCCGAAAAAGGGCAAACACCGCTTCG
Above is a window of Bizionia sp. M204 DNA encoding:
- a CDS encoding PASTA domain-containing protein → MSLLKFLTSKTFLIQIILAIVGLVVICFILLKWLNVTTNHGEFETVPDLKGKSIGVANLELNENNLKLEILDSSNFNPDYPKFSVIEQDPIAGEKVKDGRKIYVTLNPSGFRKVKIPNLKEKTFRQAKPTLEALGFAIGTITFTDYLGENEVVKLMYNGKEIKEGDELPKTSKIDLVLGNGNRPGSN